Proteins encoded in a region of the Dorea longicatena genome:
- a CDS encoding class II aldolase/adducin family protein, with protein sequence MDQKAYEIAEKLVIASKRAYNRGIQTGSGGNVSARIPGTETMLVKASGGSLGDCTPEGFLITDFDGNVIEGTGKPTREALLHGYIYKLKPDVQSVVHVHSPYAIGWSSSKKDLPLVTWHSKLKNPEGYPTLDVHAAMVRPEDVPMVEAMFEKTPNINAFLLADHGVVAMGKDPLAAEHTAELVEETAQVAILDKVVEKLGL encoded by the coding sequence ATGGATCAGAAAGCATATGAAATCGCAGAAAAACTTGTTATTGCAAGTAAAAGAGCTTATAATAGAGGGATACAGACTGGTAGTGGAGGAAACGTAAGTGCCAGAATACCTGGAACAGAGACAATGCTTGTAAAAGCAAGCGGCGGTTCTCTGGGTGACTGCACACCAGAAGGATTTTTAATTACGGATTTTGACGGGAATGTGATCGAAGGAACAGGAAAGCCGACGAGAGAAGCATTACTGCACGGCTACATCTATAAATTGAAACCAGATGTACAGTCTGTCGTACATGTACATTCTCCATATGCGATCGGATGGTCATCCTCTAAGAAAGACCTGCCGCTTGTAACATGGCATTCCAAACTGAAGAATCCGGAAGGATATCCAACCTTAGACGTACATGCAGCAATGGTGAGACCGGAAGACGTACCGATGGTAGAAGCAATGTTTGAAAAGACACCGAATATCAATGCCTTCTTACTGGCAGATCATGGTGTAGTTGCAATGGGAAAAGATCCACTGGCTGCAGAGCATACAGCTGAGTTAGTCGAAGAGACAGCTCAGGTTGCTATTTTGGACAAAGTGGTAGAAAAGCTTGGTCTGTAA
- a CDS encoding Tm-1-like ATP-binding domain-containing protein — MKTIAVIESCDTKFKEAKFISDFIKNEGLNALVINTATGPAPSYNYDISREEIAESYGTPWEEMKPKSKGEKIDYMKDAVAAYVVKLYEEGKIDGIISVGGLQNTVMAANAMQKLPIGFPKVMATTVASGTRKFDLVVGDKDITVMPAICDFTGLNIVTRQVISNACACCVGMVKCAGQVLTKGDKPVVAVTLMGVTNTGAVAAVEELEKMGLEVIGFHATGVGGATMEDMAANGLVDGILDLTLHELTSEYFGGGFSYGPKAKIRLVESVEKKVPLVISLGGLDFVDFSTSELPDRMDERKYMLHNANTAHIKILPEEAEALGKILAERLSKVTYPVKLLIPTKGMRHNTLEGQELYEPKSDSVLIQTIIENVNDNVEVIVIPHNLDTPEFGVKAAHYIVDEMKKQGKLPQNFGEN, encoded by the coding sequence ATGAAGACGATAGCGGTAATCGAAAGTTGCGATACAAAGTTCAAAGAAGCGAAGTTTATCAGCGATTTTATTAAAAATGAAGGATTAAATGCTCTGGTTATCAATACAGCAACAGGTCCTGCACCATCTTATAATTATGACATCTCAAGAGAAGAAATCGCAGAAAGTTATGGCACACCTTGGGAAGAGATGAAACCAAAATCAAAAGGTGAAAAGATAGACTACATGAAAGATGCCGTTGCAGCTTATGTAGTAAAATTATATGAAGAAGGAAAGATTGACGGAATAATTTCTGTCGGAGGACTTCAGAACACAGTCATGGCGGCAAATGCAATGCAGAAACTGCCGATTGGTTTTCCAAAAGTTATGGCTACAACTGTAGCAAGCGGAACAAGAAAATTTGACCTTGTTGTAGGGGATAAAGATATTACGGTTATGCCTGCAATCTGTGATTTTACAGGACTTAATATTGTAACACGTCAGGTCATCTCCAATGCCTGTGCTTGTTGCGTGGGAATGGTAAAATGTGCAGGACAGGTTCTGACAAAAGGTGATAAACCGGTTGTTGCAGTTACATTGATGGGTGTAACAAATACAGGAGCTGTTGCAGCAGTAGAAGAATTAGAGAAGATGGGACTTGAAGTGATTGGTTTCCACGCAACAGGAGTCGGTGGAGCAACAATGGAAGATATGGCAGCAAATGGCCTGGTAGATGGAATTCTGGATCTGACTTTACATGAACTGACATCCGAATATTTCGGAGGTGGATTCTCATATGGTCCGAAAGCAAAAATCCGTCTGGTAGAATCTGTAGAGAAGAAAGTACCATTGGTTATCAGCCTTGGTGGACTTGATTTTGTAGACTTCAGTACAAGCGAACTTCCAGATAGAATGGACGAAAGAAAATATATGCTTCACAATGCTAATACAGCACATATCAAGATCCTTCCAGAAGAAGCCGAAGCATTAGGAAAAATCCTGGCAGAAAGACTCAGCAAGGTTACTTATCCGGTGAAACTTCTGATTCCTACCAAGGGAATGAGACACAATACTCTGGAAGGACAGGAATTATACGAGCCAAAGAGTGATTCAGTACTGATTCAGACAATCATTGAAAACGTAAATGACAACGTAGAAGTTATCGTGATTCCACATAATCTGGATACTCCGGAATTTGGCGTGAAAGCAGCACATTATATTGTAGATGAAATGAAAAAACAGGGAAAATTACCACAGAACTTTGGGGAGAATTAA
- a CDS encoding N-acyl homoserine lactonase family protein yields the protein MSLTIRPLNSGYIPTKPLEYWYHFSCKKYVEKMGITNESDQLPDMTFLIEGGDQLILVDTGMSWTEHADKYHHGPSLQRPGIDDIESRLAQVGYKPSDVDIVLFTHLHWDHIFYLEKFTKARFICNEVEWDYAHNPVPLHYKSYCRPIIAKDGDVTCGDQFIAPYDQPGVYERFETVKGEVEIAPGVSVYESFGHCPGHMTVVVETEEGPYFCVGDSVFVMGNIDAPQEMQDELHYDICPPGRYVDIVAAWKTVRDTVRRCKEAGVDPHKHLLLAHDVILSAAVEKYEDSHDNKLPVIGKKDTDFVFDEYKTAIIDKDARKAAKKAETKYFSQN from the coding sequence ATGTCATTAACAATCAGACCACTTAACTCAGGCTACATCCCAACAAAACCACTGGAATACTGGTATCATTTCTCATGCAAGAAATATGTTGAAAAAATGGGTATCACAAATGAATCAGATCAGCTTCCAGATATGACATTCTTAATTGAAGGCGGCGATCAGCTGATCCTGGTTGACACAGGTATGTCATGGACAGAGCATGCAGACAAATATCATCACGGACCATCTCTTCAGAGACCAGGAATCGATGACATCGAGTCACGTCTGGCTCAGGTAGGATACAAACCATCAGATGTAGATATCGTATTATTTACACATCTTCACTGGGATCATATCTTCTACCTTGAGAAATTTACAAAAGCTCGTTTTATCTGCAACGAAGTTGAATGGGATTATGCACACAATCCAGTACCGCTTCACTACAAATCATACTGCCGTCCGATCATCGCAAAAGATGGTGATGTAACATGTGGAGACCAGTTCATTGCACCATACGATCAGCCAGGCGTATATGAAAGATTTGAAACCGTAAAAGGCGAAGTTGAAATCGCACCGGGCGTAAGCGTATACGAGTCATTTGGACATTGTCCAGGACATATGACAGTTGTTGTTGAGACAGAAGAAGGACCATACTTCTGCGTTGGAGATTCCGTATTCGTAATGGGTAACATTGATGCTCCACAGGAAATGCAGGATGAATTACATTACGACATCTGCCCTCCAGGACGTTATGTTGATATCGTAGCTGCATGGAAGACAGTACGTGATACAGTCCGTCGTTGTAAAGAGGCAGGAGTAGATCCTCACAAACATCTGTTACTTGCTCATGACGTAATCTTATCTGCAGCAGTAGAGAAATATGAAGATTCTCATGACAATAAACTTCCGGTAATCGGAAAGAAAGATACTGACTTCGTATTCGATGAGTACAAGACAGCAATCATTGACAAAGATGCTAGAAAAGCAGCAAAGAAAGCTGAGACAAAATATTTCAGCCAGAACTAA
- a CDS encoding 2-keto-3-deoxygluconate permease, translating into MKEEKSFFKLMQKVPGGLIIVPMLIGVLANTFIPNVLEIGGFTSGMFKTGTACLLGMFLLLNGASIDVKKIGMPLYKGCTLTLMKFVVGIVLGLLVAKIGGAAGFCGITSMAMIAGITNSAGGLYLGLAQQYGDETDAGAISILSLNDGPFFTMIAMGTAGMASIPIESFIATLIPLIIGIIWGNLDKTFRKVAADAMPIITFFMMIPIGAGMSLKSIALGGVGGVVLAIISALSAFLFYFLFQLTLPKNKRNAMGAAIGTTAANATSVPASLAEVDPAWQSAASTATAQLAVAAIVTAFTAPIITSMCDKHMRKKKLGIYSDAAIAEREAKEKQGA; encoded by the coding sequence ATGAAGGAAGAAAAAAGTTTTTTTAAACTTATGCAGAAGGTACCTGGGGGATTAATCATTGTGCCAATGCTGATCGGAGTACTTGCTAACACATTTATTCCAAATGTACTTGAGATCGGAGGATTTACATCTGGAATGTTCAAAACCGGAACCGCCTGTCTGTTAGGAATGTTCCTCTTACTGAACGGAGCATCCATCGATGTAAAGAAGATCGGAATGCCGCTGTACAAAGGATGTACACTGACTCTTATGAAATTTGTAGTTGGTATTGTACTCGGACTTCTGGTAGCAAAGATCGGCGGAGCCGCAGGATTCTGTGGAATCACTTCCATGGCAATGATCGCCGGTATCACAAACTCAGCCGGAGGATTGTACTTAGGACTTGCGCAGCAGTATGGTGATGAAACAGATGCCGGAGCAATTTCTATCTTATCACTGAACGACGGACCATTCTTTACAATGATTGCTATGGGAACAGCTGGTATGGCTTCCATCCCGATCGAATCATTTATCGCAACACTGATTCCTCTGATCATCGGTATTATCTGGGGAAATCTGGACAAGACATTCCGTAAAGTTGCAGCAGATGCAATGCCGATCATCACATTCTTCATGATGATCCCAATCGGAGCAGGAATGAGTCTTAAGAGTATTGCATTAGGTGGAGTTGGCGGAGTAGTACTGGCAATCATCTCAGCACTGTCAGCATTTTTATTCTACTTCCTGTTCCAGCTTACACTGCCAAAGAACAAGAGAAATGCTATGGGAGCTGCAATCGGTACGACAGCAGCAAATGCAACAAGTGTTCCGGCTTCTCTTGCAGAGGTTGATCCGGCATGGCAGTCAGCAGCAAGTACGGCAACAGCACAGCTTGCAGTAGCAGCCATTGTAACAGCGTTTACCGCACCAATCATTACATCTATGTGTGATAAACACATGAGAAAGAAAAAACTTGGTATTTATTCTGATGCAGCGATCGCAGAACGCGAGGCAAAGGAAAAACAAGGAGCATAA
- a CDS encoding triose-phosphate isomerase: MKKLYFGSNLKMYKGISATREYLQKLVENTKDISRDDIELFIIPSYTTLQTATSCCDREFVRLGAQNMCWEDQGQFTGEISPCMLEEMGLDLVMIGHSERRHVFGESDVEENKKVKAALSHGFKTLLCIGETAEQKEYGISAETLRSQLKIGFYGVSPEECKNIWVAYEPVWSIGVNGTPASADYAEAMHKEIKTALYEIFGEKSEEIPVLYGGSVNPGNAESLIVQPSIDGLFVGRAAWDADKFDTLIRDAMKVYAEHNC; this comes from the coding sequence ATGAAAAAACTATATTTCGGAAGTAATCTGAAGATGTATAAGGGCATCAGTGCGACCAGAGAATATCTTCAGAAACTGGTTGAAAATACAAAGGACATCAGCAGAGATGATATCGAGCTTTTTATCATTCCGTCTTATACGACGCTTCAGACTGCAACAAGCTGCTGTGACCGTGAATTTGTAAGACTTGGTGCCCAGAATATGTGCTGGGAAGACCAGGGACAGTTTACAGGCGAGATTTCACCATGCATGTTAGAAGAGATGGGGCTGGATCTTGTGATGATCGGACACTCTGAGAGACGGCATGTATTCGGCGAAAGTGATGTAGAAGAGAATAAAAAGGTGAAAGCGGCCCTGTCACATGGGTTTAAGACGTTACTTTGTATCGGCGAAACAGCAGAGCAGAAAGAATATGGAATCAGTGCAGAGACTCTGCGCAGCCAGCTCAAAATAGGATTCTACGGTGTGTCACCGGAAGAGTGCAAGAATATCTGGGTGGCATATGAACCGGTATGGTCTATCGGTGTCAATGGAACACCTGCATCTGCGGATTATGCAGAAGCTATGCACAAGGAAATCAAAACTGCATTATACGAGATCTTTGGTGAAAAATCTGAGGAAATTCCTGTCCTGTACGGTGGAAGTGTCAATCCGGGCAATGCGGAGTCACTGATCGTACAGCCATCGATAGATGGTCTTTTTGTCGGAAGAGCTGCATGGGATGCAGATAAGTTCGACACATTGATTCGTGATGCAATGAAAGTATATGCAGAACACAATTGTTAA
- a CDS encoding RpiB/LacA/LacB family sugar-phosphate isomerase yields the protein MKIAIGCDPNAEEAKQEIIAYIEKKGYGEVTDFGSEDPIYANVAIDVAEHVASGEYDRGVLICGTGLGVSIAANKVKGAYAALVSDVYSATRARLSNDANIVCMGAFTTGAKVREMLVDAFFTNEFVPGCSSQPKVDAFREYDQNR from the coding sequence ATGAAAATTGCAATCGGTTGTGATCCAAATGCAGAAGAAGCAAAGCAGGAAATCATTGCTTACATTGAAAAGAAAGGCTATGGAGAGGTGACAGACTTCGGAAGTGAAGATCCGATCTATGCGAATGTAGCAATTGATGTAGCAGAACATGTAGCATCCGGGGAATATGACAGAGGTGTGCTGATCTGCGGAACAGGGCTTGGGGTATCTATTGCTGCCAATAAGGTAAAAGGTGCATATGCCGCACTGGTATCTGACGTATATTCTGCGACAAGAGCAAGACTCAGTAACGATGCCAACATTGTCTGTATGGGAGCATTCACGACAGGTGCAAAAGTACGTGAGATGCTTGTGGACGCTTTCTTTACGAACGAATTCGTACCGGGATGTTCTTCACAGCCTAAAGTAGATGCATTCAGAGAGTATGATCAGAACCGCTAA
- a CDS encoding class II fructose-bisphosphate aldolase, with protein MALVTMKELLERAKSNYRGIGAFSVGNMEMVKGAIQAAEELDTPIILQIAEVRLKHSPLALMGPMMVQAAKEAKVDVAVHLDHGLTMETVEKALELGFTSVMFDSSTYPFEENIERTVKIVELAKKYGATVEAELGLVGGSEDGSEDHGIRCTNPDDAKIFVERTGIDALAVAIGNAHGNYPVAPKLAFDVLEQIHDKTGIPLVLHGGSGITDADFRKAIELGIVKVNIATASFNRLTKHAEEYLKSEGAHNYFDLNLAMVQGTYENVRHHIEVFNCEMPLDEVDA; from the coding sequence ATGGCATTAGTAACGATGAAAGAATTACTGGAGCGTGCGAAGAGTAATTACAGAGGAATCGGCGCATTCAGTGTTGGAAATATGGAGATGGTAAAAGGAGCAATCCAGGCAGCAGAAGAACTGGACACTCCGATCATCTTGCAGATTGCAGAAGTAAGATTGAAACACTCCCCGCTTGCACTTATGGGACCAATGATGGTACAGGCTGCAAAAGAGGCGAAAGTAGACGTGGCAGTGCATCTGGATCATGGACTTACCATGGAGACAGTAGAGAAAGCACTGGAACTTGGATTTACCTCCGTCATGTTCGACAGCTCTACATATCCATTTGAAGAAAATATCGAGCGTACAGTAAAGATAGTAGAACTGGCAAAGAAATACGGGGCAACCGTAGAGGCTGAGCTGGGACTGGTAGGTGGAAGCGAAGACGGAAGTGAAGATCATGGAATCCGCTGTACGAATCCGGATGATGCAAAGATATTTGTTGAACGCACCGGAATCGATGCATTGGCAGTTGCAATCGGAAATGCACACGGCAATTATCCGGTAGCACCGAAGCTTGCATTTGATGTACTGGAGCAGATCCATGATAAGACAGGAATTCCGTTGGTTCTTCATGGTGGAAGTGGAATCACGGATGCAGATTTTAGAAAAGCAATCGAGCTTGGAATTGTGAAAGTGAATATTGCGACAGCAAGCTTTAATCGTCTGACAAAACATGCGGAAGAGTATCTGAAGTCAGAAGGAGCACATAATTATTTTGATCTGAATCTGGCTATGGTACAGGGAACGTATGAGAATGTGAGACATCATATCGAAGTGTTCAACTGTGAGATGCCGCTGGATGAGGTGGATGCGTAA
- a CDS encoding MFS transporter — MELTTTQKRQRLLTMIFGAIAIFFTGYPHVWSIYQPYVMEQAGWSQTAASMCFYLALSTFVFGNIIGGRLQDKYNPKIVVWIGGGIFAIGILASAFLIVPSSLPMYVTYGVMQGFGQGLIYTVIISTVQKWFPGRTGFASGVVVTANGLCGFFLAPISRRILQAEGPGKTFLIIGAAITISWILCGIFFTAPDKEWRRKAERALREQNVANGNAEAQTEQKQYTSAEMMKTKNFYLLLATMLFGLISYFLVSPVSQTYQIELGIPSAIAVSAVMIGSIVNAGTRLVLPTLSDKVGRVGCIKGVLAVSVVAMAILTFTRSYTVTAAIILMYGCYGGIMGSFPSFTSSIFGIEHTGENYGFVMLGIVIATCGAPALSGFITGKGYGMHVVFGMGIVFAVIALICLTILGHNLKKEEHGKEQKNNGISNDERITGACEE; from the coding sequence ATGGAGTTAACAACTACACAGAAAAGACAAAGATTACTGACGATGATATTTGGTGCCATTGCTATCTTTTTTACCGGCTATCCTCACGTATGGTCGATCTATCAGCCATACGTGATGGAACAGGCCGGCTGGAGCCAGACAGCAGCGTCTATGTGTTTTTACCTGGCACTGAGTACATTCGTATTTGGAAATATAATCGGTGGAAGATTACAGGATAAATATAATCCGAAGATTGTTGTATGGATCGGAGGCGGTATCTTCGCCATTGGAATTCTGGCATCCGCATTCCTGATCGTACCTTCGTCGCTTCCTATGTATGTGACCTATGGTGTGATGCAGGGATTCGGACAGGGACTCATTTATACCGTAATTATCTCGACTGTTCAGAAATGGTTCCCGGGAAGAACGGGATTCGCATCAGGTGTGGTCGTAACGGCAAACGGACTGTGTGGATTCTTTCTGGCACCAATCAGCAGAAGAATCCTGCAGGCAGAGGGACCGGGAAAGACATTCCTGATCATTGGTGCAGCGATTACAATCTCCTGGATCTTATGCGGTATCTTCTTTACCGCTCCGGATAAAGAGTGGAGAAGAAAAGCCGAACGGGCATTAAGAGAACAAAACGTGGCAAATGGAAATGCAGAAGCACAGACAGAACAAAAGCAGTACACATCCGCAGAGATGATGAAGACAAAGAACTTCTATCTTCTTCTGGCGACGATGCTGTTTGGGCTGATTTCTTATTTCCTGGTGTCACCGGTATCACAGACATATCAGATTGAACTTGGAATCCCGTCGGCAATTGCGGTCAGTGCAGTTATGATCGGTTCCATTGTGAATGCCGGAACCCGGCTGGTACTTCCGACACTTTCCGATAAAGTAGGAAGAGTGGGATGTATCAAGGGCGTGCTGGCAGTATCTGTTGTGGCAATGGCAATACTTACATTTACCAGATCCTATACCGTAACCGCAGCAATCATTCTGATGTATGGATGCTATGGCGGAATCATGGGAAGTTTCCCATCCTTTACAAGTTCCATCTTTGGAATTGAGCATACCGGAGAAAATTACGGATTCGTAATGCTTGGTATCGTAATCGCAACATGTGGCGCACCGGCATTATCAGGATTCATTACCGGAAAAGGATATGGCATGCATGTGGTATTCGGGATGGGAATTGTATTTGCAGTGATCGCCCTGATCTGTCTGACAATATTGGGACATAACCTGAAAAAAGAAGAACATGGAAAGGAGCAGAAGAACAATGGCATTAGTAACGATGAAAGAATTACTGGAGCGTGCGAAGAGTAA
- the dapA gene encoding 4-hydroxy-tetrahydrodipicolinate synthase: MAIFTGAGVAIVTPFKEDESIDYDRLDELIDFHCENGTDSIVICGTSGEAATMTEREHMECVKFTVERTKGRIPVIAGTGSNCTKTAMELSKEAAGYGADGVLVVTPYYNKATQKGMIAHFTQVADAAKIPVVLYNIPGRTGCKMEAETVAYLVNHVDNIVAIKEASGDFSNIVKMMDLTDGKLDLYSGNDDQIVPLMSLGGKGVISVLSNVAPQAAHDICQLYLDGKVKESLELQLKALPLIHALFSEVNPIPVKKAVELMGLCGGTVRAPLTELEPEHTEILKREMQKFGLIY, encoded by the coding sequence ATGGCAATATTTACAGGTGCAGGAGTAGCAATCGTTACTCCGTTCAAAGAAGATGAATCTATCGATTATGACAGATTGGACGAATTGATCGATTTTCACTGTGAAAACGGAACCGACAGCATCGTAATCTGCGGAACTTCCGGGGAAGCTGCAACGATGACAGAGCGTGAACACATGGAATGTGTGAAATTTACGGTTGAACGAACAAAAGGAAGAATTCCGGTTATCGCAGGAACCGGCTCAAACTGTACGAAGACGGCAATGGAATTATCAAAAGAAGCCGCCGGATATGGCGCAGACGGCGTGCTTGTCGTGACACCATACTATAACAAGGCAACCCAGAAAGGTATGATCGCACACTTCACTCAGGTAGCAGATGCAGCGAAAATACCGGTTGTCCTTTATAACATACCTGGAAGAACCGGATGTAAGATGGAAGCAGAGACTGTGGCTTATCTTGTGAATCATGTGGATAACATCGTGGCAATCAAGGAAGCAAGTGGAGATTTCTCCAATATCGTGAAGATGATGGATCTGACAGATGGAAAATTAGATCTGTATTCCGGAAATGATGACCAGATCGTACCATTGATGTCACTGGGCGGAAAAGGAGTGATTTCCGTACTTTCCAATGTAGCCCCACAGGCAGCCCATGATATCTGTCAGCTTTATCTGGATGGAAAGGTAAAAGAAAGTCTGGAGCTGCAGTTAAAGGCATTGCCATTAATTCATGCATTGTTCTCAGAAGTAAACCCGATTCCGGTAAAGAAAGCGGTAGAACTGATGGGCCTATGCGGAGGAACCGTAAGAGCACCTCTGACAGAGCTTGAGCCGGAGCATACAGAAATCTTAAAAAGAGAGATGCAGAAGTTCGGACTTATTTATTAA
- a CDS encoding iron-containing alcohol dehydrogenase: MAREFIVPGQMISGSGALDMAQDTLGTLGKKAMIVTDKVMIDLGNCAKVENALKSQGVEYTIYSEIAGEPTDVMIEKGLAQYKAERCDFLVALGGGSPIDSMKAIGSLVKNGGSISDYMGKVIDVEMPPMVAIPTTAGTGSEATQFTIITDTRKDIKMLLKGKVLIPSLAIIDPQFTMTAPPKITAATGLDALCHAVEAYTSRKAQTLSDTFAMSAVKRIFKFLPVAFHDGKNEEARVQMSVAALEAGIAFNNSSVTLIHGMSRPIGALFHVAHGLSNAMLMKECLSFALEGAYDRFADLGRAIGVATPEDSDQAASEKFLDAVVALTEELETPTLAEFGIDKEKFFEVIEKMAYDAMDSGSPQNTQRTITQADVEQMYKNLW, encoded by the coding sequence ATGGCAAGAGAATTTATCGTACCTGGACAGATGATTTCAGGATCAGGAGCACTTGATATGGCACAGGATACACTTGGAACACTTGGAAAGAAAGCAATGATTGTTACAGATAAAGTGATGATCGATCTTGGAAACTGTGCAAAAGTAGAGAATGCATTAAAAAGCCAGGGTGTAGAATATACTATTTACTCTGAAATCGCAGGAGAACCAACAGACGTAATGATCGAAAAAGGTCTGGCTCAGTACAAAGCAGAAAGATGTGATTTCCTCGTAGCACTTGGTGGAGGAAGCCCGATTGATTCGATGAAAGCAATCGGATCCCTCGTGAAAAATGGCGGAAGCATTTCTGATTACATGGGAAAAGTGATCGATGTAGAGATGCCTCCGATGGTAGCTATCCCGACAACAGCAGGAACCGGATCTGAAGCTACACAGTTCACGATCATTACAGATACCAGAAAAGACATTAAGATGCTGCTGAAAGGTAAAGTGCTGATTCCTTCATTAGCCATTATCGATCCCCAGTTCACTATGACAGCACCACCGAAGATTACGGCAGCAACAGGGCTTGATGCATTGTGCCATGCAGTAGAAGCTTATACATCCAGAAAAGCACAGACATTATCAGATACTTTTGCAATGTCAGCTGTAAAGAGAATCTTCAAATTCCTCCCAGTAGCATTCCATGATGGAAAGAATGAAGAAGCAAGAGTACAGATGTCTGTAGCAGCTCTGGAAGCAGGAATCGCATTCAACAACTCATCTGTAACACTGATCCACGGAATGAGCCGTCCGATCGGAGCATTGTTCCATGTAGCACACGGACTTTCTAACGCAATGTTGATGAAAGAGTGCTTAAGCTTCGCATTAGAGGGAGCCTATGACAGATTTGCAGATCTCGGAAGAGCTATCGGAGTTGCAACACCGGAAGATTCGGATCAGGCAGCCAGTGAGAAATTCCTGGATGCAGTCGTAGCGCTGACAGAAGAATTAGAGACACCGACACTTGCTGAGTTCGGAATTGACAAAGAGAAATTTTTCGAAGTGATCGAGAAAATGGCATATGATGCAATGGACAGCGGAAGTCCGCAGAATACACAGCGTACGATTACACAGGCTGATGTAGAGCAGATGTATAAAAATCTGTGGTAA
- a CDS encoding 5-deoxy-glucuronate isomerase: MSKVFGYPKFDENGEMILTTYDNEYKAMMMDIRVYSMKAGQIRTFKRDKEETAVLLLSGKVTYTWEDEKATVSRKDVFTEGPWALHVSGSKEITVTAEEDTEILVQCTHNDKTFASKLYSPDDAPWGYSSVGKFGNVAKRRVNTIFDHDICPESNMVLGEVLNDRGNWSGYLPHRHPQPETYLFKFDRPEGFGASFVGDQVFKSVDNSFSAIPGGELHPQAVAPGFQMYTCWMIRHIDGNPWLQTDRCEDERYVWMHDAQF, encoded by the coding sequence GTGAGTAAGGTATTTGGTTATCCAAAATTCGATGAAAATGGCGAGATGATTCTTACCACTTATGACAATGAATATAAGGCAATGATGATGGACATCCGTGTGTACAGCATGAAGGCCGGACAGATAAGAACATTTAAGAGAGACAAAGAGGAGACGGCGGTTCTCCTTCTCTCCGGAAAAGTAACCTATACATGGGAAGATGAGAAAGCAACGGTCAGCAGAAAAGATGTATTTACCGAAGGTCCATGGGCACTGCACGTAAGCGGAAGTAAAGAGATTACTGTAACAGCAGAAGAAGATACTGAAATTCTGGTACAGTGCACGCACAATGACAAAACATTTGCAAGCAAATTGTATTCACCGGACGATGCACCTTGGGGCTATTCAAGTGTCGGAAAGTTCGGAAATGTGGCAAAGCGCCGTGTAAATACAATCTTTGATCACGATATCTGTCCGGAGTCGAATATGGTACTTGGAGAAGTATTGAATGACAGAGGAAACTGGTCAGGATACCTGCCACACAGACATCCACAGCCGGAGACTTACCTGTTCAAGTTCGACAGACCGGAAGGATTCGGAGCAAGCTTTGTCGGAGATCAGGTATTCAAAAGTGTAGACAACAGTTTTTCCGCAATTCCTGGTGGAGAGCTTCATCCACAGGCAGTGGCACCTGGATTCCAGATGTACACATGCTGGATGATCCGTCACATTGATGGCAATCCATGGCTTCAGACGGACAGATGTGAAGACGAGAGATATGTGTGGATGCATGATGCACAGTTTTAA